From the genome of Acidimicrobiia bacterium:
CGAGATGCTGGCCTCCTTGACCGACGATGTGCGGTTGCGTGCAGTGCTGTCCGCCCAGTGGGGGTACTACGGCGCCACGCCGGCCAAGTCGTCGTTCGCGATGCACGCGATGATGGTGCAGCATTTCCTGCGAGGCGCCTACTACCCGGTCGGAGGCTCCACCAGCATCGCCTACGGTCTGCTCGGCACCGTTGCAGAGGCCGGTGGGTGGACGGCCGTCCGGCGTTCGGTCGATGAGATCTTGGTGCAGCGCGGCAGTGTCACGGGAGTGCGCCTGTCGGACGGCACCGAGGTCCCGGCCAAACGGGTCATCAGCGCGGCAGGTGCCATTCCGACCTCCAATATGCTCGAACAGGGCCTGCCGGCGACCGGCGAGCCTTACCGTGAGGCGGGACCGGCCCATGTCAGCCTCTACCTGGGGTTCAAAGGGGATATCGCCGCACACGGTGCAGAGCGTTATTGCCAGTGGTATTTCGACTCCTGGGACATGGAGGTCGAGGGATGGGACATCAGCCCCGACCGGCCGATCGGGCCCTCTCCGGTGCTCTTCTGCAGCTTTCCTTCTCTGAAAGACCCGATGCACGATCCGGGTCCGGTGCAGCGCAACACAGGGGAAGTGATCACGTTCGTACCGTGGGAGTCCTTTTCCCGGTGGTCCGGCACGAGATGGAAGCGGCGCGGGGCCGACTACGACGCTTTCAAGGACGAGTTGACGAAGACACTGCTGGACCAGTATCTGATGCACTACCCCGAGCTGGCCCGGATGGTGGATCACGCCGAGATGTCGACTCCCTTGTCGACCAGCCACTTCGCCGCCTCGGCCAGGGGATCGATCTACGGTCTCGGCACCACACCCGAGCGGTTTGGGGATGTGTCGCTGTTGCCGCGTACTTCGATAAGAGGCCTCTACCTGGGCGGAGTGGATGTTTCGACTCCGGGAGTTGCCGGCGGCCTGAGTGGTGGGGTCATGGCAGCGCTGGCCGCCGAACCTCTCAAGGGAGCCCGCTTCCTGCAGCCGCTGATGAGGCGCCCGACGGTCTGAGCCGTCTTCTTACGCCAACCGGTGGAAGCGCGGCCCTCGGCTCCGGCTACCCGCTCGGGAGGGCCTTTTCCTCCGGTGATTCGAGCCTGTCGATCTCGTCGAGGAGGAGTTCGGCTTCCATCGCGTCGGCGGCTTCCCGGGCTGCTCTCAGTTCCTCTGCGGCTTCATCATCCCGGCCCAGCTCCAGCAGGCAGCGACCGGCGCCGATCCTGGCCACCGCCACCCAGAAGCGTTGCTCGAGAGGAACTCCCACCTTCACAACGGTCCTGAAGAGGTCGAGGGCTTTTGCGAAGTCTCCCCGCTTCTCAGCGAGGTGAGCCCTCGCTCCTCCAATTTGCGCGGCCATCCAGTCCGAGGTGGGCTTCGCCAGCCGGACCAGTCGCTCAACCTGGTCTTCCAGGCCAAGAGAGACCATCGCGCGGGCGGCGGCGGGAAGATGCATGGCCAGGAACACCGGATTGTCTTTGGCGATCTCGGCGAACTCGTCGGCCATGCGTTTGGCATCGACTGCCTCACCCAGCGCTTCCCAAATGAGGATGCCGTTGGCGAGGGCGGGGAAGAGGCCCTGAGCATCCTGGATCTTCCGTGCTTGCTCCAGCACCTCTGCCCACAGCTGCCTGGCCGGTACGGTCGAGCCCCGGTAGAAGAGCACGATCGCCTCCCAGCCCTTTGCGAAAGTGGTGATCTGCGAACCGCCCCGGGCTTGATCCGCCTCCTGCAGTTGCCGGGCGGCGTTCAGCGTGGCGTTCCATTCTCCCAGCGGGAAGAGCGTTTCACATCTGGTCATGCGGGACCAGTCCGCCGCCGCCAGGTAGCCTCTTTGACTTCCGTATTCGATCGCTTCCTCGATGAGTTCCTTGGCCTCGGTGAGGCGTCCCACGACGGCGACGTGGGTGGCGACGTTGTTATACGCCACCAATGCGGAACGGGCGTCGTTGCGATCCAGGCTGATTCGCAGTGTTTCCCGGAGGTCGTCCTCGCCGGTGGGGTCGCCCAGCTGGAGGAGCGCATTTCCCCTGGCCGACAGCCCCCGCACATAGTGCTCGGTCGAACCTACGTGCTGCGCAACGGCTATCGCCCGATCGGCCATCTCCAGTCCTTCTTCACTGCGTCCACGCAGCTGGAGGTGGGCCGCTCGACCGGCCAGCACTCTGGCGACCAGGTCGCTCGGTTCGGCCGCCTCGACCAGTTCAAGAGCATGGTCGTCGAAGCGATCTGCCACTTCGGCATCCCCTCGATACCACTCTGTGGTTGCCCGGGTTGACAGCGCATCGGCCTCGTCCAGAACCGATCCGGCTTCCCGGAAGGCCATCACCGCCTGATCGAGGGCCTCTGCGGCTTCATCGATGTGACCGGAGGTGATCTTGCCGAACGCCAGGAGAGCCCGACCTCGATCACGCGCCGTGCGCGCAAGTTCGGCCGCCTTCCTGTAGAAGAAGGTACCTCTGTCGACGTCTAGGGCCTGGACCCGCTCGCCGGCCAACATCACGAACCGGTAGACCTGGTTGAGCCGCTGTTCGTCGTCGCTCGGTTGGAGTTCCAGGGAGCGCAGGTGGTGTTGGGCAACGAGCTCAGCCACTTCGAGCACTCGTTCGCCGCTGATCGCTTCGAGCCAGCGGGCC
Proteins encoded in this window:
- a CDS encoding NAD(P)/FAD-dependent oxidoreductase, whose product is MTDRPWSHEIPDTHWDYVVIGSGMGGMVAAAMLSKLGRRVLVLEQHNIPGGFTQMFKRPGYRWDVGVHIVGEMSDKSYLGRLLQNLTDGRLQWESVGGVYDEFNFPDGFSIQLPDSRERFRETLIDYFPAERDAIDQYLTAVRAAARSTSKFLQSRATPRMLSPGGRKRAADSAGRYLGITTAEMLASLTDDVRLRAVLSAQWGYYGATPAKSSFAMHAMMVQHFLRGAYYPVGGSTSIAYGLLGTVAEAGGWTAVRRSVDEILVQRGSVTGVRLSDGTEVPAKRVISAAGAIPTSNMLEQGLPATGEPYREAGPAHVSLYLGFKGDIAAHGAERYCQWYFDSWDMEVEGWDISPDRPIGPSPVLFCSFPSLKDPMHDPGPVQRNTGEVITFVPWESFSRWSGTRWKRRGADYDAFKDELTKTLLDQYLMHYPELARMVDHAEMSTPLSTSHFAASARGSIYGLGTTPERFGDVSLLPRTSIRGLYLGGVDVSTPGVAGGLSGGVMAALAAEPLKGARFLQPLMRRPTV